The genomic interval GACGGATGAATTGCCGGATGGCAAATATGATTTGGAGCTTAATCACGATTTTTACGATGATTTTGTTCTCTCAGGCGCTTTGCTTATTACTTCAACCGGCGTATATGAGCCGCGCGATTATAATGAAATTATCATTCCTAGTACAGACTCGGACAATGAAGATATTAGTCAAATGGCTATTAGAGGGCCGTTCACGGAAAATCCCTCGGAGCTTGGTATATTTAAGCTAAACAACATAAATCAAGTGGTCATGCTGAATGAATATATTAAATTTAAAGGAACGAGCCTGACGATTGATAAGACGGGTGTAGATACGTATGTAACGGGTGTCGGACGGCTTTATGTTGAAAAAGCTGGCATTATGTATACGTTGTTCCTTGGCTCCTTTGAGTTTAATTCAGCCGAGTTCGTTATCGAGCTTGCTGGTGATATGCAATCTGATTATTTGAGCTTGAATTTGCCGATTACATTGAAGAAAATTACTTTTATAGCAGGCGGGGTAAGGCTCGGCGGGGATGTTAAAGTAGATTTCAGTGCAGGAACGACCAAAATTAAAGGCGAATCGGAGATTGAAGCGTTAGAGTACAAGCGCGAACGGTTCGATTTTGCTGGTAAATTCAGTATTGCAGGCGAGTTTGAGGCAGGTCCGCTCGAGGGTGCTGAGCTGAGCTTCCGGCTTGATACACGCATTCCGCTCTATGGTGCGGGAGGCTCCTTCGATTTGCGCAAGCAGAAGGTTGGATTTGAAGCAGATATTCAGTTCAAACGCGGGAAGCTTGATGCGCTTAGCTTTGGCGTTCGCCGCAAAATCAAGCTTGGCTCGACGGGGGCACAGCTCACTCGTCTTGGCGGCGGGTTTTCAAATCTAGCGAGCCAGAGCGAAGTACCGTTTACGTTGAAAGCGTTTGGCGGTGCATCAGATGTCATTGCGCCTGAGATCAAAGGCTACAATATGGTGAACGGCAACAATTTGAGCGTAGGATTATCGCGTTATCATTTTGAAGCGTCCGGAGAGCTGGCTGTTTACTGGGTTCCGGTTGCGAATTTGGATTTTCTGACCATTTGGAACGCAGCGGGCTTTAAAGAGTACAGCAGTGCAGGCTTCCGATTGGATGCGAACTTGAATCTGGTAGACGTTGTGGTCGGTCAGCTGTTCGCGCAATATTTTGCAAAAAGCGGCTACGCAGGTTTTGTTAGTGCACGCATAAAAATACCGAACTGGGTGTCGGTTATCGGCGGCAAAAGCTTTGGCGGCATTGATGTCGGCGTAAACAATCGTGAGATTTTTGGATCGGTTGGTTCAGGCTGGTTCGGTGGTTCTGCCAAGTATATGTTTGCTCCGAACAGCTTCGACTTCAGCCTTGGCGCGAGCAAGGATATGAAGCGAGAAATTGAGAGAATGAAAAAAAATATGGTTAAGCCGCCGAGCGCTCGCTCGATGCCATTGCTAAGCAGCAGTGCTTTGCTGTTCACAAGCGCATTCGCGGATACTTCTTTTACACCTCTTACGAATCCTTTGCTCACAGAGGATAAAGGTTACATGCTGAAGCTTCAGAAGGATGTGCTGCAGCAGGGTGAGATAGGTGTAGATACGGCTGCAAGCGGTCGTATTTTATTGGGTCAGTTTACGGCTGCATTGCGTGAGAATTCACCGCAAGCCAGCTTTACGAAGCAGGATCAGATTCAATACACATTGCAGGCAGACCATAGTTTCAAAGCGCTGCTTGTGCTGGATGGCAAGCAGGAAGATCTTTCGATCATTCGTCCGGATGAAAGTGTGGCATCACTCAAGTTCCCTGACACGGAGAAGGCTGGTAATGGTGCTATTTCTGCCGTATATCGTGAAGATGAGGATAAAACGTATATCCGTTTACAACTAACAGCGAATGAAGATTGGAAGCTGGCTGCATCGCACTCTTTGCAAGTGGAATTGTACGAGCTTACATTCCTAAATGAATCGCTCAGTCTTACTGAGCTAGCAGGACGTTGGGCTGCTGCACCTGAATTGAAGCTAACAGCAATAGATATGATGGAGCGCGGCTTGAAGCTGGTAGAGCTTGACCAGCCTAAAGGCGCTGTGAAATTGTACAAGCCAGATGGCCGTGAATATGGTCTGGAGTCGGATTCACTTAAATCAGGCTGGAATCATTTTGTCGATCCAGTAAGCGGTAAGCTTTATCTGTTGATCGATGTAGCTCAGCCGGGCGAATGGCTGCTTGAAGCAGGACAGAAAACGCCGGCTAAGGTATTTGCTCTTGGAGAGCATACCACGATTGGGGAGCTGAAAGACTGGATAACAAGCGGTGAGCTTCATACTGAAGTCAACCTAAAAAGCGGTCAGACCTTGCTTGAAATCGATCAGGCGGATGAGTCTGCGGTACTGTATCGCCCAGATGGCTCGGTATATCCGCTGCAAGCGGATCGCAGCGAATCAAACTGGAATGCATATTATGAGGCTGATAAACAAAAATGGACGATTTTGGTGCAAGCAGAGGATGAGGAAGCGGGTCTTTGGACCGTTCGCGGCAAACAATTCGTGACCATACGTGCCTTCCGCAGTGATGAGCAATACGACAGCTTAATTCCGTTTTTCTCAAATGGAACAGCAGAGTATACGACGAGTTTACAAATCGATAAGCCAGGCCGATATATGTTTATGTTAACAGGTGGTTCTCGCGATACCCAAATTATTGCACCTGATAACAAAGCCATTTCGGTTGTTTTTGAGGACGAGAATGCCAAAAACTACAATGCGGTGCTGCAAGCAGCAGTTGCAGAGGAAGATGAGGAAGCGGATAAATACGGCGATATGACATTTACATCGAATCTGCCTTTTGTTGCAGATGCGGATATGCTTTATGTCGCTGTTGATATCGAACAAACAGGAAAATGGGAAATTCGCTCATCACTGCCTATTCAAGCAAGCATGTATGAGCTCGATCCTGTAACTGAAATTAGCGAATTTAGTGCAGTTCCGGAGACAGAAGGCACGAATCGCTTCAAAGTAAAATGGAACGTCGACCATGCCAAGCAGGGAACCAAAGTAAGCTTAATGGTAACCGATCAATCCAATAAGGCAATCGGGCCGGTTATTTTGAAAGATCTTCCTGCATCAGGCATTCAAACGATTGATATTCCGGATGAATTTATGCCGGGTCAATACTGGTTGTCTATGGTGGCGGAAGGTGAAGAAATTGCACCTCTCTTTGCGGTAACGTCTGAGCCAGTACAGTTGACTGCTGAGGTCTTGCTGCCTCAACCGAAGCAGCTAGCGATTACTTCAACTGGAAACGGTGAGCTTACGCTGCGTTTTCCTTCCATTAAGGCCGAGGGACTAGAATATTATCAGTTGACGGTCAGCTATAAGGATGATGAAGGAAAAACTGTAACGGATACATTCGGAGCAGATCCTATGGCCGGAGATTGGCAGGACGTCATTATATCCGGGTACAAGCCGGAGCACAGCTACACCATCAATGCGATGGCGGTTGGCGAGCAAAATGGCAAAGTTATTGTTAGTCCAGTGTCAGCTAATGTGGAGGCGTTTTTGCCTAATCCGAAACGGGCAAAGCTTAACGTTGCTTTTAATACTTTTGGTGCTAAGCAGAAAACAAGCACCTACAAAAGTTATGATGAGCAAGAGGAGATTATGGTTAACACAGCTGCGGAAAAGGTTAGTGTAGAGCTGACTAGTGATCAAGCAGCAAAGCTTAATCTTTACGTAAACGGGGAATTGTTGCAGTCCAAGGATACCGAAGCCAATACGATCGCATCGTTCAATCTGAATGAATTGCTACTAGGCAAAGAAACGAATGAGCCGCTAGAGCAGCTTGATTATACGATTGAAATTGAAGCGGTTAACGAGCGCGGCGATTACAGCTCTGATTATAGGAAATTGTACGTAGACCGTACGGAGCCATTCTTGTATGTAGCAGGCAAGCAGAATGAGGATCTTGTTCGTGAGCCTCTCAATGGGCAGGTCGTATATGGCAGCCGTATACCTATGGTTGGTCAAACGGAAATAGGAGCTTTGCTGACCGTTGACGGACGAGCTGTTCCAGTGAACGCAGAAGGGAAATTTAATTATTTTGCTCCGATTGTGTGGGATGAAGCTGGCCTTCATACTGTAATCGTCGAAGTGGAAGATGAAGTCGGCAATCGAGTCGAATATCGATTTGATGTTGTGCAGGGAACAGAGACCGAGGAGCAGTCCAAGGTGAAGCCTTCCGATTTGGCAGCGCTAGAGCTGAACAAGGGTGTTCTATCCCAGCCTTTCCATCCGGATATGACGGGCAAATATGAGACGGTAATAGAAGATGGCAAGGTTCGATTATACGCTGTAGCTGCTGCAATAGATTCTATTGTAACAGTGAACAATGTGCCGTTGAACGCGGAAGGTTACGCAGAGCTTGAGGCTCCGATTGGCAACGGCGTAACTACAGCGCAGGTGAAGGTATCAGGAGCAGATACAAGTGAAAAGACATACGTCATTGAAGTGAGAAGCAAGCCGTCGGATGTCGCTGTTCTGAAGAGCCTCACGATGCGGGCAGGGACAGAGGAGCTGCTGACAGAACCAGCATTCAATGGTGCTGATAGCACTTATAGCGTGTATGTCGAAAATAATACGAATGCGGTAAGCGTTGCGGCTGAAGCTTATAAGCAAGGATCTACGATTCGTGTAAATGGCGAGCAGATTGGCGAAGCTGGGATTTCTGTGCCAGTACAGGTGGGAGAGACCCATGTAGCCATACAGGTTATCGCGCCAAATGGACAAGAGAATAAAACCTATAACGTTAAGGTTATTCGTGCGAAGGACAGCAATGCACAATTAAAGGAGCTAACGGTAAGCGGAGGAGTGCTAACGAGTGCTTTTGCAGGGAATGAGATGAATTACCAGATCATAGCGCCTTCCGATTCTGCGGCTCTTAGCATTGCTATGGAAGCAGCTAGTCCGAGTGCAGTCATTCGTATAGCAGATGGCGAAGTTGACCTCGGCAGCGGAGGAACGCATGTGCTTTCTTTGCGCAGCGGAATTCAACCTGTTCGACTGGATGTAACAGCAGAGGATGGTACTGTTGCAACTTACAAGCTTGCTGTTATCAAGCAGTCTGCTTCTGCAGCACCAGCGCCGTCGTTAACTGAGCTTTCTATCTCTGGATTAGAATTGCTGCCGGCATTCTCTGCGAGCAAGCTCAGCTATAAGCTGAAGTCAGAGATAGAAGACGCGAATGTGACTGTGCTTGCCAACACCTCAAATTCTGATGCTATACTGACCATAAATGGTAGGCCAGTTGAGAAAGGCGTGCATCAGACTGTAAGTTTAAAGGTGGGTACAAATCTAATTGTGATTGGAGTCGAGTCTGCTGACCGCAGCAGCTCAAGGCAATATTCGATTGAAATCGTTCGGAAACCAACGTATGCAACGCCGGATCGATTAGCGACTGTCGCATCAGGGGATTCAAATGCTGCAATAGCAAATGTAACCATTACTAGAACGGTTGCTAGAGATGGCAGCAAAATAGATACGGTTAATATTCCGCTTGCTAAGGCGGAGGAAATTCTTGCACAGATGAAATTGCAGAAGCAGAATGCGGCTCGCATCGTTATTACGAATTTGATTAATAATCCGAGCGATGAGATCAAGCTGAATGTTCCGTTAAAAGCAGTTGCCGCTTTAGCCGAGAGCGGAATTAGTCTTGTCATCTCAACGCCAACAGCAGAGTTGACGTTATCGCCAGAGACGATTCGTCATATCAAGGAAGCGGGTATTGACCTTTATCTCCGCTTTGTACCGATTCGCGAACAAGCGAAGCAAAAGCAAATTTATGACAGGCTGCTTGGCGAAGAGAAGCTTAAGAAGCAGTTGGGTGGCAGGGATGCTGAACTGCTAGGCCAACCTACTGCAATTGAAACGAACTATAAGGATAGTGTTACTCGCATCGTACTGCCGATAGCTGGTCTTGAGATTGCAAAGGACAGTGCAGCTGCGAAGGAGCTTGAGGCTCAATTAGCTGTTTACATTGAGCATAGCGATAGAGAAAAGGTGCTCCAGCCAGGAACACTGCAATATGACACAAAAGGAATCGTGAAAGGTATGGCATTTGATGTTGCTAAATTCAGCAATTTTGCTGTCGTTCGGCTTACGAAGGACAAACTTTATGAGCCTTACGTAACGGGGTATCCGGATGGAACCTTCCGTCCAAGTAAAACGATTACTCGTGCAGAGCTTGCAGTCATACTTGCCAAAGAGCTTAAGAAAAACGCCAGCCTGCTGGAAGAAACGGCGCCTAATCCTAATGAAACAGAGCTGCCAGAGTTTAGCGATGTCGTCTCCGATCACTGGGCAAAAGAAGCGATTACGCTGTTGAAAAATCATGGTATTATGAATGGTGACGAGCAAGGCAAGTTTAGACCGGGCGACGGAGTCTCTCGTTCAGAGATAGCGGTTATCGCGGCTCGTTGGAACAAGCTGTCTCTAAGCGGTACTGCCAAGGCGGATTTTACAGACTTAACGGGACACTGGGCATCAAATGAAGTTGCTGCTGTTGCAGAGGCAGGGTTTATGAAGGGATATCCGGATCATACCTTCCGTCCGAATGGTTTGCTGCTTCGCGGAGAAGCGGTTCGTGTACTCAACGCAATCTTCAACCGTCCAGTGCCGCAGGAAACTGTCAGCTCTAGCTGGCCGGATGTCGCGCCAAAACACTGGGCTATGTTAGATATTGAAGCTGCTTCTAGATATGTGCAGAAGCTGCCAGATGGACAAGTTCGAGTCGTAAAAACGAAATAAAACTAGGTCATACCGATAGCAGAAGGCTCACTGAAAAATAACAATGGAAGGAGGAGGGCATGGATCAATGCTAAAGGTAATATTAGTGGATGATGAGGAGCCGGCATTGATACATTTGGAACGATTGCTGAGGGCAGATGGCCGGGTTCAAGTTGTGGGCAAGTATACCTCTGCTATGGAGGGACTTGACCACCTAGCTCGCAGTTATGCCGATATCGCGTTTCTTGATATCGGCATGCCCGAGATGAACGGCCTTGAAGCAGCTGAACGTATACAGGAGTTGTACCCTGCAATACGTATCGTTTATGTAACCGCCTATTCAGCGTATGCTGTTGAAGCATTTGAGCTGCATGCGCTGGATTATTTATTGAAGCCGGTCGATTCTGCGAGAATTGGAAAAACGATAGATCGTATTGAGGAATATGCGAAGCTTTTGAACAATCAAGCACAAAGCTTCGAAGCTCTAGTGGAACAAAATGAGCTTTCAGTGCGATGCTTTAAACGGCTTGAGCTTGTAGGCGGGGCTGCTTTAAACGGCAAGGTGAAGTGGAGAACGAAAAAGGCGCAGGAGCTCTTTGCTTATTTCCTTCATTTGGAGGGTGCTTGGGTTACGAGAGAGCGGCTTATTGAAACGCTTTGGCGAGAGTATGAGCTGGACAAGGCGGTTACCTACCTTCACCATTCCGTTTCACGCATTAGATGGCTACTGCGTGAGTGGGGAGTTTCTTTCACAGTTGAGTATCAAGGTGAGAGCTACCGACTTCCGTATGCTGCCATTCGTACCGATGTAGCTGAGTTTGAGGAGACAGTAGCTGAGCTCCCGTATCAGTTTCAGGATAATTGGAGTCGGTATGAGCATGCGATTTCTCTTTATAAAGGCGATTATTTGGAGGATCATAATTATGCGTGGGCAGAGACCAAAAGAATAAATTTGCAGCATCGTTATTTTCGGCTGGTTAGCAGTATGGCAAGATATGAACTGGAGGAAGGCCGTGCTCAATCGGCTATCCAGAGACTGACGACTGCTCAGATCAGCTTCCCATACTCAGATGAAATTTGCAGATTGCTTCTTGCAGGTTATGCTCAGATAGGGGATACGGAATCGCTTAACCGCTGCTACGAAACCTATGCGCAATTATTATTGCAGGAGCTAGGCGTCATTCCTGAGAGGCAAACGACGGATTTATATCATCAATTATCCCAGTAAGACGTGAATTTAGGCAAGGAGGCAACGATGGGATGAGAAAGCAATGGTGGACGATAGTTGTATTTTTCCTTATCGTTGTAGCTTTTCCGGTAAACGAGTTTTTTTATAATCAATCCATTGAGAAGAGTGCACCCCATTCAAGCGCTGGCACGTTGGATTTGCGGGAATGGAATTTCGAATCAGAAGGACTTGTCGCGCTGAATGGTCAATGGGAATTTTATCGTGGACAGCTGCTGCTGCCAGAGCAATTCGCAGATCCAGCTATTTCTCCTTATAAGAGGCCTGAACTAACAGGCCTCTTTCCTGTGCCAGCGGAGTGGAACAGCTATATAGCGGAGGACGGCAACCCGCAGGGAGCAGGATTCGGTACTTATAGGCTGAGAGTGGAGTTAAACAACACAGCAAAAACGCATTACGGAATACGAACGACAAATATCCGCATGGCTAACCGGATATTTATAAATGGACAGGAAGTGGGAGCAAGCGGAGTACCGGGAGTCTCAGATAAAGAAGATATCGCATCGAATATCCCTTATGTTGGATTCGTACCCGTAGATAGATCCTATGTTGAAATTATCGTACAAGTATCCAATTTCAACTATGCTTCGGGCGGCATCATCTATCCGATTTGGTTTGGCTATGAGGCTGATATTCGCAAGAGCCGCGACATCGCGTTGTTTGGTGAATTTATGAACATCAGCGGGTTTGCATTGTTTTCTATGTTTTTCCTTCTTTTGTTCTACATGCGCAAAAAAGAGCGCTCGTTGCTTTACTTGGCTTTATTTTGCTTAGCTCTGCTGCTCTATGTATGTACTCATGGCGAGAAGATGATTGCACTGGTCTTGCCTCAGCTTAGCTACGATTGGATCATGAAGCTGCAGAACATTTCTTCAGCATTCGGTTATTATTTTTTATTGCAATATGTGAACGTGTCGGTACCAAGAGCTGTCAACAAGCTTGTGTGGCGGGCAAGCAATATTGCAACGATTATCGTCATTATTGCAGCATTCATGCTGCCGACGATGCTTTATTCACAGTGGTTTTTGAAGGGAATAGGTCTTTCAGTATTTACTTTTGGAGTAGTGCTTTACACCCTTGTCAAAGGTGTTATGCGCCGATCGAGGGATGCCTATTTTTTGCTTTTGAGTGCGATAACCATTTTGGTATTTATAATCGTCAGTGTCATGCAAGTATTTGGTCTATTGGAAAATCATTTTTTTATCTCGTTTGAGCTGCTTATCTTGGTCATTGTTCAAGTAATCATGCTAGCTCGACGTTTCTCTCACACCTTTAATGAGGTGGAAGAGCTCTCTCGCAAGCTGTTGACCTTGGATGAATTAAAGGATGAATTTATGGCGAATACGTCGCATGAGCTTCGAACGCCGCTGCATGGTATTGTAAATATCGCAGAATCCTTGCTTGAGGGTGTAGCGGGGACGCCAAACACCGATCAGGCAAGACAGCTTTCTATGATTGTATCAACGGGTAGACGATTGAATTATCTGATTCATGATATTTTAGATTTTTCCACCTTGCGAAACGGACAGCTTACACTGAATCGGCAAGCTGTTGATTTATCAGCAGCAGCGCAATCCGTAGTCGAGGTCATTGGGCATTTAGCCGATAAAAAAGGGGTAAGCCTGACGCAGGATTGGCCGCAGCAGATGCCGCTGCTCGATACTGATGAGGAGCGTCTGCGTCAAATTTTATTTAATTTGCTTGGCAATGCGGTGAAATTTACGCATCAGGGTGAAATTCGGATCTATGCGGAAGTCGTGGATTCATGGGTGAAAATTAGCATTACGGATACTGGAATTGGCATCGCGGCGGATCGTTTAGATGACATTTTCAAGGCGTTTAATAGCGTTTCCACTGTAGATCTACAATCGGGCTATAGTGGCACCGGTATCGGGTTGAACATTACGAAGAGACTCGTGGAACTTAATGGCGGGTATATTGAAGCAAATTCACAGCTAGGTATAGGTTCAACGTTTTCATTTACACTTCCTTCAGCTGCGCTGTCTGCTATTTCTGAGGTTGCTGCTGGTAAAAGCGGCAGAGCAGCGATTCAACCAGCATTAGCGCTCAATAAAACATTTCAAGCAGCGATGAATCGGAATGAAGTGATAGAAGATACACATCCATTCACTGTGTTAGTAGTAGATGATGATCCCGTAAACCTGCAAGTATTAATAAATGTATTGTCTATGGAAAATTATACAGTCATTGCGGTTGACAGCGGCGCTGAAGCGCTGGAGGTACTATCCAGCGAGCGACGGATTGATCTCGTTATAACAGACTGGATGATGCCAGCGATGTCTGGCCTAGAGCTTTGCCGTAGGATCAGGGAACAATACTCGTTGTCTGAACTGCCTGTACTTATGCTGACCGCAAGAAAATTGGCAGGCGATATTCAAACGGGCTTTAGTGCTGGAATCAATGATTTTTTAACAAAACCTGTTGACGGTATTGTACTGCGTGCTCGCGTACGAACTTTGCTTGAGCTTAGACAGTCTGTTCAAGCGGCTATTCGATCGGAACTGGCTTTTCTGCAGGCACAAATTAAACCTCATTTTTTGTACAACGCACTCAATACGATTATTTCGATATGTCCTGATGATCCGGATAAGGCTACAGAATTGTTATTGAATTTAAGCCGATATTTACGCAGCAGCTTCGATTTCCAGAATCGTCAGCAGATCGTCAGCTTGGAGAAGGAGCTTGAGCTTGTTCAGTCTTATGTCAAATTAGAGCAAGCGCGGTTCGGCAAACGATTGAATGTTGTATATGAGGTGGATAAACAGCTGCGAGGATTTATTCCGCCGCTTAGCATTCAGCCGATTGTAGAAAATGCAGTTAGGCATGGTGTCATGCAAAAGGCTGCTGGGGGCAAGATCGTATTACGTATTCAAGAGGCAGAGGAGAAGCTAATTATTTCAGTTTCGGATAATGGCGTTGGCATTAAGCAAAGTGATCTCAGTACGCTATTGCTTGGGCAACGGCAGTTGTCAGGCGTTGGCTTAACCAATATTCACCGCAGACTGCTCTCTTTGTACGGAAATGGCCTTGGTATTTCAAGCGAAGCAGGAGAAGGAACGACGGTGACCTTTGAGGTTCCGCAGATACAAATAGATATGAGCAAGACTTCGTAAAGTTTGATTGAATCGATGAAGTGAGAAGCGCTTAGGTGAGTTAGAGTTTGATCCTAAGTGCTTTTTTTCTTTAAAAAAACGGCTTGGAGAAAACATCAGTTTATTGATTGATTCTGTATGAAATAAAACGACATTTCATGTCGAAAAAAAGAGGATTTTATTCTATATTGTCGAATATCAAATTAGTTATAACACTGACATTTTTTGGTGAAAGGAAGGTTGGGAGGAAATTTCAACTGGATAGCATTTCATAGAAACGAATCGGAAGTTCAGTTCATTTACTAGAAAGGAGAATGCTAGACATTTTTTTAGTTGAGTAGCAGCTGTATCAAAAGACACATCTTGTAAAATTCTAATTTGGAGTTGAATTTATGTATAAGCGTATTCGTTTTCTTCGCGCTCCCTTACTCGTTATTCTTAGTTTTCTCGTCGTATTTTCTCAAATCGTATGGTTCTCATCAACAACATATGGAGCCGGCTCGAGCTGGAATACATTAAATAACCCTATCAATAATACGAGCAACCAGTTTTTGGGGATGGGCTATGGCAATGGCATTTATGTTGCAGTAGGAAGTAACGGTCTGATTGCTACATCTTCGGATGCTGCAAAGTGGACAACAAGAAGTACGAATAGTACTCAAAACTTAAATGAAGTGGATTATGGAAACAACGTCTATGTTGCAGCTGGTGCAGGAGGTACGATTTTATATTCTACTGATGCTGTTACATGGAATGCAGCAACATCCAACACGTCGAATCAGTTATTTTCTGTGAAATTTTTAAATGGTTCATTTTGGGCAGTTGGAGCATCCGGCATTATTCTGAAATCAAGTGATGGACAGTCGTGGACATCCATTGCATCTGGAATTTCCAATGATTTGTACAACATCTCCTATGGAAACAGTAAGTATGTCTTAGGCGATGCAAACGGAAAAATTTATTATTCGGCCACTGGAAATCCATCAACATGGGGCGGAGGACAGCAGCTTAACAGTACATATTATAGTTCAATAAACTTTATAGGATTTTTAAATAATCATTTTTACGCTTTTGATTCCAGTCCAATACTTGCAAGCTACAGATCTTCAGATGCCATTACCTGGACAAGTACTCCTTTAGCTTGGCAGGCTTTTGCAGGTGCATATGGCAATGGCGTGTATGTTTTGTATAGCAATGCTAATACAGCATTCACTTCTATGGATGGGGTGAGCTGGACTGAACGGACAACAAACTATGGAAACACGATGCAGGCTATTACATTTGGCAATGGAAAATTTGTCGCTGCAGGCAATAGCGGCTCTATCATGTATTCGCTTGATGGTATCGAATGGACAACAGTAACACCAAACATCACAGATACGGTCTATAACAATGGTCTTTATGTTGCTGTAGGCTATAACAATTCGGCTACGATTGGCGG from Paenibacillus sp. FSL K6-3182 carries:
- a CDS encoding cadherin-like beta sandwich domain-containing protein — its product is MIHKPFVRVVSMLLAVVLLTTIYPVYPSRSGQQIFAQESAETEVEEPTVTSSSYDMESLAVAGGADKFSDYGWEKIESNIKPSPRMGAAMAFDEKNGKVIMFGGEGTSGLVKDNFLWDGETKQWQKLADSSVPSGLVARKGAAITYDPNLERVVMFGGEGASGVLNDIWVWHGEVLQWKPLLIPAPSARAGAQFAYDGQNLVLFGGYTLSGSTKNRLADTWIFNGTSWEQRTPAQSPPATYSGSMVYDGQHAVLYGGNIGDEIRGTAYQISSNTLWAWDGTTWNDSAPKVEAQDWGRWGQAMAYDGRRVVFYGGEFDWINPSNSAVTPNKKRPIANSQDDQGKKAAFGWDGSAWSVWSGKSKGPGGGIEGGPGSGSYMSMAYDGYNFVVFGGNHEWGGLTNETFTFGNPLPTLPLVSITGSPTILMDKNNKANDLARFSANVKGKALSEIGIEYREAGQTTWQKKAHLSAEAGAVTIDLNGLKWQVDYEARVYATNVVGTAYSAVSTFKFFEDPAMVVPDLRYDRASPSVLHTKDKKRLVVVGEGITNLWRKPASNIHYSLKSQGGQLYPLTPNVRNNQELELTWTDELPDGKYDLELNHDFYDDFVLSGALLITSTGVYEPRDYNEIIIPSTDSDNEDISQMAIRGPFTENPSELGIFKLNNINQVVMLNEYIKFKGTSLTIDKTGVDTYVTGVGRLYVEKAGIMYTLFLGSFEFNSAEFVIELAGDMQSDYLSLNLPITLKKITFIAGGVRLGGDVKVDFSAGTTKIKGESEIEALEYKRERFDFAGKFSIAGEFEAGPLEGAELSFRLDTRIPLYGAGGSFDLRKQKVGFEADIQFKRGKLDALSFGVRRKIKLGSTGAQLTRLGGGFSNLASQSEVPFTLKAFGGASDVIAPEIKGYNMVNGNNLSVGLSRYHFEASGELAVYWVPVANLDFLTIWNAAGFKEYSSAGFRLDANLNLVDVVVGQLFAQYFAKSGYAGFVSARIKIPNWVSVIGGKSFGGIDVGVNNREIFGSVGSGWFGGSAKYMFAPNSFDFSLGASKDMKREIERMKKNMVKPPSARSMPLLSSSALLFTSAFADTSFTPLTNPLLTEDKGYMLKLQKDVLQQGEIGVDTAASGRILLGQFTAALRENSPQASFTKQDQIQYTLQADHSFKALLVLDGKQEDLSIIRPDESVASLKFPDTEKAGNGAISAVYREDEDKTYIRLQLTANEDWKLAASHSLQVELYELTFLNESLSLTELAGRWAAAPELKLTAIDMMERGLKLVELDQPKGAVKLYKPDGREYGLESDSLKSGWNHFVDPVSGKLYLLIDVAQPGEWLLEAGQKTPAKVFALGEHTTIGELKDWITSGELHTEVNLKSGQTLLEIDQADESAVLYRPDGSVYPLQADRSESNWNAYYEADKQKWTILVQAEDEEAGLWTVRGKQFVTIRAFRSDEQYDSLIPFFSNGTAEYTTSLQIDKPGRYMFMLTGGSRDTQIIAPDNKAISVVFEDENAKNYNAVLQAAVAEEDEEADKYGDMTFTSNLPFVADADMLYVAVDIEQTGKWEIRSSLPIQASMYELDPVTEISEFSAVPETEGTNRFKVKWNVDHAKQGTKVSLMVTDQSNKAIGPVILKDLPASGIQTIDIPDEFMPGQYWLSMVAEGEEIAPLFAVTSEPVQLTAEVLLPQPKQLAITSTGNGELTLRFPSIKAEGLEYYQLTVSYKDDEGKTVTDTFGADPMAGDWQDVIISGYKPEHSYTINAMAVGEQNGKVIVSPVSANVEAFLPNPKRAKLNVAFNTFGAKQKTSTYKSYDEQEEIMVNTAAEKVSVELTSDQAAKLNLYVNGELLQSKDTEANTIASFNLNELLLGKETNEPLEQLDYTIEIEAVNERGDYSSDYRKLYVDRTEPFLYVAGKQNEDLVREPLNGQVVYGSRIPMVGQTEIGALLTVDGRAVPVNAEGKFNYFAPIVWDEAGLHTVIVEVEDEVGNRVEYRFDVVQGTETEEQSKVKPSDLAALELNKGVLSQPFHPDMTGKYETVIEDGKVRLYAVAAAIDSIVTVNNVPLNAEGYAELEAPIGNGVTTAQVKVSGADTSEKTYVIEVRSKPSDVAVLKSLTMRAGTEELLTEPAFNGADSTYSVYVENNTNAVSVAAEAYKQGSTIRVNGEQIGEAGISVPVQVGETHVAIQVIAPNGQENKTYNVKVIRAKDSNAQLKELTVSGGVLTSAFAGNEMNYQIIAPSDSAALSIAMEAASPSAVIRIADGEVDLGSGGTHVLSLRSGIQPVRLDVTAEDGTVATYKLAVIKQSASAAPAPSLTELSISGLELLPAFSASKLSYKLKSEIEDANVTVLANTSNSDAILTINGRPVEKGVHQTVSLKVGTNLIVIGVESADRSSSRQYSIEIVRKPTYATPDRLATVASGDSNAAIANVTITRTVARDGSKIDTVNIPLAKAEEILAQMKLQKQNAARIVITNLINNPSDEIKLNVPLKAVAALAESGISLVISTPTAELTLSPETIRHIKEAGIDLYLRFVPIREQAKQKQIYDRLLGEEKLKKQLGGRDAELLGQPTAIETNYKDSVTRIVLPIAGLEIAKDSAAAKELEAQLAVYIEHSDREKVLQPGTLQYDTKGIVKGMAFDVAKFSNFAVVRLTKDKLYEPYVTGYPDGTFRPSKTITRAELAVILAKELKKNASLLEETAPNPNETELPEFSDVVSDHWAKEAITLLKNHGIMNGDEQGKFRPGDGVSRSEIAVIAARWNKLSLSGTAKADFTDLTGHWASNEVAAVAEAGFMKGYPDHTFRPNGLLLRGEAVRVLNAIFNRPVPQETVSSSWPDVAPKHWAMLDIEAASRYVQKLPDGQVRVVKTK
- a CDS encoding response regulator, with the translated sequence MLKVILVDDEEPALIHLERLLRADGRVQVVGKYTSAMEGLDHLARSYADIAFLDIGMPEMNGLEAAERIQELYPAIRIVYVTAYSAYAVEAFELHALDYLLKPVDSARIGKTIDRIEEYAKLLNNQAQSFEALVEQNELSVRCFKRLELVGGAALNGKVKWRTKKAQELFAYFLHLEGAWVTRERLIETLWREYELDKAVTYLHHSVSRIRWLLREWGVSFTVEYQGESYRLPYAAIRTDVAEFEETVAELPYQFQDNWSRYEHAISLYKGDYLEDHNYAWAETKRINLQHRYFRLVSSMARYELEEGRAQSAIQRLTTAQISFPYSDEICRLLLAGYAQIGDTESLNRCYETYAQLLLQELGVIPERQTTDLYHQLSQ